The genomic DNA ATTCTTCTCTCGCCCTCACCATCCTTCTTCTCATAGATGACCAATACCGAGACAAACAGTGACGTTTTCCAATATATCACGACGATAAAGTGTAAGTCATATCTGATATGGATCAACAGAAATgcaatgaaatgaaattgccCCGTGAATcatgatttaagaaaaaatgcGGGCATAGTGATCTTATTATAATCCTTTCAAGTGATTGAACTCTAGCTTTGTGAACCTAATTACTTCATGTACGTACGTACTCCACGCGACTCCTCTATCGTATAGACTCTAGAATCTGAATACCAGCTTCTTGTGGGTCTCTCCAAATCATCTGCCACGGAAAACACGGAGGAGGAAgattaccccaaaaaaaaaaaaaaaaaaaagaacgcaAGATACGAGCGGAAAAcgagtgaaaaagaaaagggaaaaaaaattatatggatATCATCAACGAACATTAATTTTACGACTACAGGActaaatgattttgaaattccaaGATCGTTGGATGTGGGAACAGGAAACCTTGCTATAGACCATCCGAAACGTATCTCACCGCCCTAGTGAAAAGATAAGTAGCGATGTCACAGATTACATAGAAATCATTATCTAATTTTAATGAATTCGAGGatttcaatataaaaaagaacCGGATATGGCGAAATTGGCAGGCTCTACGGACTTATCAACAGGCGTTTTCTTATAATAAAccttttttcataaaaaaaaaagtgcaacccagaaattcttaaataaataatttataactGTCTCATCAGATGAAGTTATGAATCAAGACCTCTGGCTCTCCCAAGCTTTGTTGGATCTGTGAAGGCGACAGCTCAGGGGAAGAGAGAGGgcaatatttttttaccaGCATTAATAGTAGTGCATGGTCGGCAAACTTGATGTGCCTTGATCAATCCGTGCAATTTTGTACATGCCCCGTGGATTTTTCTCCTCAGCACTCCATGACCATTACTACTCCACGTGGACGTGCCTTAAGGATTATGCAAAAATAGAATACACATATTGAATACAAGCAGTCTTGTGTGTTTAATTTGGGTgtgtgtatttatttatttatttaaggtTTGCACCGTATGATACTGAAAATCTAAACGGGTTTGACGAATTCAGATTCAAGCTAGGTTGGctcattaaaagaaaaaattctttcaaaTTCTAATTATGTTTTAAACCATAGTTCGAGCTGGGTTGCTAAAGGTAGTTTTTCTTAtagaattattttcaatcacaTAATCCAAACTCAAGACTTTATTTCAGGACATGAGGTGGCAAATCAATTTAATCAACTCATGTTGATGTTTGGCATTCatcttaaatttaattagtatGTGTGTATTGCTTCATTTGTGACCGTGAAAGCGTAGTCAAATTGGATGCCAATCGAATTTGAGACTAACGGTGCAAGTTGTGTCGGATAATTCGGCCTTTTCTCTCTAATTTTGTGTCATTACGGGTCCTAACCTAGACCCCGTTAACTTACAATTGTTGGATTATTTAAATATCGAGTAACGGTACCATTTACAGATTGTTTGGTGTTTCATAACGTACGACATTTGGAATCTACAGTCAAATATACTGCGTAAGATCGCGAAATGACCGTTGTAAATTGCTCTAGAAGATCAATTTTGTAAGATGGATGCatgatttattatttagtATCACTATATACATCTTGTCAATGTCTCGTACATATCTTCTGGGTCCACGGAATAATTCCGATTGATGATAATCTTTCAAATAAATGTCATCAGCTACCTTATAACATCATCGACCTATTAGAGCGTCCCCCGTGCATTATGATCCATGACAAAACGGAGATATTTTATGGGATGGATGATGATAGGAAAGTTAAGTAATCGTGGTCCCCTTCACAATAGATTCTACCGTTGAAAGTCTTTTCTCATCTCATTGATTGATCCAATGCTTCTGAAAGTTGCTTCACAGCAGAAACAAACATCATTGGCCTATATGATTCCATGCTTCTCACGAGACACGATCCATTATTCTCTTCTCATTCGACTATTTATAGTAGGAACCGGGTCATATATAGGATTCTCAAAAGGGGGAGGTGCCTTTGTTTGCTCCTCCTCCCGTGCAAATTCATGTATATTGATAAATTTTTCACGATAGATAACTATCttttacaataaaattttttgaaatttttaagtaAAAGATTAATCTTTTACCTTATTGATGCCTTTTTAGTCATATGCATGATCCTTTGTCAATGGCATGACTGCCCGACTGCCTAATGGAAGGTGGTCTGGTGCAGATACGCGTAAAGGTGGCACATGTACCACGAGTACGGTGCGTGCGAAAAAGAGTAAAGGACCCCGATATCCCATGAAATGAAATTACGATTGAACATATAAGACATATATCCAGTATACCGTGCATacgcatatattatatttatgtatgtatgtatgaagTGGAGAGTTTTATTCCATGGGGACAACAAAACAAGTAGAAGACAAGGCAAAGGCATGCCCACGTTACGAACATTAGAATATCCAAAAAAGCAATCATAGTCTATAATAATACCTCCCTGAGCATGTGGATGTAAGCGGTGTGGATTTTCCCGGATCTGAACTGGCCTCGAGTTTgcatatattattttccattattgttttttttaatatatctttTTCCTCATGCAAgagaagaataagaaaataaattttggatttttgaatttttatttggatttttttcttGGCCCTTTGGCTTTTGGAGGAAAGTGATGTGTGTGCGAAGTTTCCCTTTCCATAATTCATCAAAAACTAATGTGAAGCAATTGCTGTTAAGATTCTCAACATAATATACACTTTTCATAATCTTATGAGAAGTTTATTATTCGAGTACTGCTAGAAAGAGTTCGGGTTCAATTTGTGGTCTTTTGTTCTTTGGTTATATTTTACTATCTGAAATGAATTTAAATAGGAAGAAGTTTCTTTAGATTAAGAGTCCGAAATCGATACGGATAAAATTCATAGTGCATACTCCATATGGAAAATGTGAATCGAGCACTTGGTGAATGCTATAGGACAGCTCTTTTCGCATCAATTTTTGTGCTCAAACGGAAGGGAACCGCTGCAGTCAAATCTGGAGGGCAAGATCTCCAACATAGCAGGGGGTGGGTAGATGTGGCTTATTTGTTGTGCGTGCGGACATTATAAAAAGGAATCTTGAATATTTTCCGGAAAACTAGTATTAGAAATCAGAGATTTCCTATGGTTCGGGAACGGGGGAGAATTTCCCGGAACCGTCCGATGGTCCCATTAATGTGTTTAATCAGTCGGACTTGGACCCACGGGGCGACAGGCTTCCCCGGAACCATAAAATTTGCATATAAAACTTAACGGAAGAAGAAAGATTTcacaaaatagaaaagaagaaataaagagaaagagaaggaaaaaaaattagtaaatggCACAAATAACCGACTTGAAATTAATAGATTTCATATTCAATTTTCACcactaaaatttttaatattctcttatttgattcttttatttttgtactAAACTCCGCAATCTTTTCTAGAATCgaaaagaaatgaatggaaaaGGCAAAGGCAGTGCTGTTTTAGGGCAAGAAACATTGAACAAACAGCAGCCTTTTATGATGCACTTACCCCAATTTCTTGATGGATATGTGGCCGTGGGTGACTTGTCTGGAATATATAGTTGACAACCCAACATGAGCATAGGCTTTTTAATCTATTTGGCTTTGTGGCCCGTCCACCGATCTTTCAATCCCCTCAATGATGATGTAAGGGTCATCATCTGCATACATTACATTACACTCCAAAGGCCACACTTTGCTTGATGGGGAGATATTATTCAACACGGTCACCTTTCTTACATTCGAGTCTTGGTATATAATACGCAACCTTAATTATGTGTCGGGAGTTGGACTTGACCTTTTCACTTGATTCGACCAACCACTACTAGAATTTACGAGAATGTGCGGGGCTCGATAATCTCACATGACTTGAACAACATTCCATACTACTTACCTTCATTTTTGTACAAGCGTGAATACATATTTCATACATCGAAAGTGTATAGCCCCTTCTACTACAATCGATCATTCCTTCCAAGGCGCCTATGCTAACAGTTATCATTATCTAGTCAGAGACCATATGGTCACTTTTAAATCTCTTTCAGTTCTTAACAATGAGACATCGTATGAAATGTGATAACTTTTAGAATTATACGTCATAGATCCTGTTATCAGTAGATAAGCGATTTTCGAAGAGTACGACTGTATTATATAAATCCCGAGATTCAAActaaaagttaaatttaagATTTACAAGCGCTACATatctatgcatatatatatatatatatatatatatatcacattgCATCGCTCCAACAgcttttgaatttttccatTGCCTCCCTCCTCCATCACAGCCTGTCAAACCCTCTAAACTAATCAACACAATAACACCACATCcttgatttgatttaatttaattttatacaattaattaaccaaaaaacaatttttaagAGAAACTTCCTTTGTTGTTGCTCCAAGCGAAAACCGTTTCATACTATAATCAATCTTTGAGATCCCCTTTAGCTTAGGCCTGCCCAAAGAGAGAGACACACACCATTTGCTGTTCTGTTCTCCGTTACAGAACACAGCAACCCTTCTCCCCTTCCCCAAAGTCCAACCCAACTCCAGTTGTTAAATCCTCTCCCCCTTCGATCGGTCCGCCGGAAGACTATTTATGGTCCCGTGATGAGTTGGTGATTGGTCGGTTCGGTTTCGTCTGTTTGCTGGGGCTGCGTTTCTCAtcagcaagaagaagaagttttCTGCTTATGGAGGATGATGAGATTGGCATGAgtaaagaggaagaagatgttCAATGAGCTTCCATACCGACAATCCCATCCACCCGTTCAACTTCTACTTCTGCAGGTAATAAGATCAAATGCAAAATCGAAAGAGGGAGAGTTTCCCGAAATGCCCTTCAGTTCACTTCCGGAGGTCGGTTTTTTTGATAATCTTGTTTTCCAAGAAAAGGGAAATCAAATAAGCCTGTCCTGTTTGGATAGAAAAAGGGGCACAGTCTTGGTGTGTTTTCTCTGTTTCCCGAGAAGAGTGAACGAAAAACTGGAAACATTTCACTGTATTGGATGGGGGCTGAATCCCGCAGAATTGCCTTCTTTGCTCACATGTCGAAATTCGATCCCGCATGCTCTTCATTAAACAACTGACTACCTTGAAGTGTTCCGTTGATTCTGACTGACGTCTTGATCTGTTTCAGATATGGGAACCAGATTTGAATATGCAATCAATCTGCTGGCCAGTTCACCAataagcagcagcagcagcagcaaaacGAACACTACATCTTTTCGCATTGTGAATGATACGGAAAAGTTGAGAAGCAGCAATCTGAGAGCAGAGAGAAGAACAGAGAAGAGAGGACTCTGCGGGTTCTGGGAACAAGAACGAGAAGACGGCATGATGGATAGAAACGAAGAGATTCGGAACATAGAATACATCAAGAAGACAATGCAGATGCAAGAAGATGTTTTCAAACAACAGGTAAATGAACAGAAAACTGTGAAGAACAAACCATACATCTCGGTTTTCCTGATTTCCCGAGGATCCGGTTTCCTTATTATAGATTTTACGTGGAGTACTACGGAATTTTGCGATTTATTATATCGGGATTTTGCACATCATATGCTTCATACagtaatttttgtttttcttattcTACGAGATTCTTTCTTCTATATTTGTGCCAACAATTTGGGGCGCCAACTCTAATAATTTTACATGGAGATTTCActgttttcgtttttttttgtttcattgtTTTCCGGAAAATCAGAAAAGAGAACTGGAGAATTCTCGTCTTGTAAGTTAGTTGCAACCTAATGGCCATCACTAGATGATTTATGTCTATCCCATCAtctgaatttaaattttcacgACTTTTGTCTtactaaatcttaatttatggattttgGGACCGTTTTTGCAGCAAACGGGAAAGCTTGCAAGTTATTTCGGTAATTTTCTTCGCTCGTTTTTCATGTTCTTCTTCTATACACCGTATCGAAGAACTGAATTGAAAGAACTGCATATCTGAGTAATAAAAATGACTTTTTTACAGTTTATTAGCTTAAAAGTTTTGAGTCGGATACGTAGAAATTGCAGCATCTGAATAAATTTGTCAGaccttattttttatttttatttattttctttttaagcgAATGCATAAATTGGTTACTAAGCGACAAACGGCGCCGTATTGCAGGTCAGAGAACTCCATAGGCTATATAATGTTCAGAAGATGCTAATGGATGAGGTCAAGAAGCAATTTGAACAAAGCAGAATTTGGGCCCCGCTGCCGACTACAACTTCTTCAGTGACCAACATGAACTCCATCAGTTGGCCCAACCAAGCCTTCCCAAGCCCGAGAAACGACCCGCCGAGCCCGAGAAATTTCGATCTCGGAGGGCCTATCAAGGGAGACATCTCAACCGACACGAGCCGTGGGACGAACAATGAAGTTGGCTGCTCCATGGAGGAGCATGAAGTTGAGCTCACTCTGAGTTTAGGAGGGAAAACGAGCAAGAGGAAGCCAAAGGCTGAGGCAGAAAAGAAGTTTGTTCCTTTGCTTTCGATCGAGTCTGATCGAGGCGGTCCTGCTCCTGACAACAGCGGCTCGACGGAGACATCTGATCGGGAAAGAAAACGGCCACAATGGCTTTTTCAGGTTTGAGGTTTCAGAGGAAGATCAGATGTAGCCCCATTCAAGATTTTCTAGAGAAGAATATTAAACACGCGCTCGACGATTAAAAGTTCCGAACTCCCGATTCAGCTCCTACTGATTCTACAGTTGAGGATCATCGTAATTCAGAGTTTTCATTGTAAATAGATTCTCTGCAAGGCCGGTTCATTCTGATGTTATATTTATTGCTGCATTGTCTCATATTCACACACGCATTACCTCCTTTTAACATCAAATAAAGTTGATTCAGATGCAAGTAAAGTTGCTTTACCTCTCCGTACCAGTAGATCATTCGCTCGGAATGATCAGAATGTGGATTGATGCCGACCGAGAACAGGAGATCGAACATCATTAGACAACGCTTGCTTACATTTTTTTCTGAGGATACTATACATTAACACAAGAAATGTAAACCGAGGGTGTGCCTGCAGATTCAATGGCTGGAGCAGATGGACGAGATTCTGCATAATGAAAGCTTGCAGAAACTCCGAATACGAACTGTTGCGCTATTCGTTCAGAGGTGGAAATCGGCCTATCTCATTGCACCAAACATTGGCCTCAAAGGCGcaaaaatatgcaaaaaaaatactaaaataaaatcacaCCTTTTTTATCGTTACCAAAGCAGATATAACAAGTGTGCTGATTCTCTTACCCCATCTTATACACAACTTCCGTCTTCATGACGATAAAAATACAATCGAACTTGTAGCCCCGCGCTTCCTACTAAAGTTACAAGGAATCAAATTTCTCGaaatgggaaaaaagaaagccggaaaaaagaaaatccgaAGAAGATCAAAACTGCAACCTCACAACAACACACCTCAGAAACGAAAGAATAAACCCAACCAAGCAGCTAACTCAATGATCCgaaaaaaatgaaggaaaTAAATTCTAGACTCTCAAACAATACCAGTTCCAAGAGACGGGAAAAAAGATCCGCTTTTGTTTATCGATTATaggagaaaaaatattttccttcGGGGCAGGAGCATCTAAAAGATCAAAGCTTGTCTGTCCCTTCAACTCAGGAGATCCCAAATTCCCCAACTGCAGCAATAAACAGAGCAAATCGATCAGTCTCTTTACAGAAAAATCTGCCAGGCTCATTTATTCTAGAGAATTTTCGCGTTTCGATTTTTGGTCAAAATCTTTTCTATAAACAGTTCTCTTTACCAGTTCTTTGTCTGGCACGAACCTTTTGACTGTGAACTTACATATCTGAATTTTCTGTGTCAGTCTAATAAGAGAAACTAATTATTTGTCCCATAAAACTGTTTTCTGCAGCCTGCGCAACTCAAAAAGCAGGAAGACGTCAATAAAGATGTTCTCCCGAGAGTTCAGTTTTCCCATAGAATGGAGACGAGAAAATTCTTGAGAGCCAAATGCTCTATCGGGATGATATGCAAGAAAGAGTACGCACCTATTTGCAAGAAAGCCTCTTGCACATGCAATAATATTGGCAGAAAGCTGAAGATGGAAAAAACTTGTAGCTATCGAAATATACTCAAAACAACAGAAGTGCCATCTTAAGCTTGTTCTGTCTCCATTTCGGCAGCTTATAGAAAGCCTCTTTCGTCATTCCGAACTTCTCCCTGAACTCTGCTGATGAAAGATAAGTCTGCAAGCAAAATGCAGAATCACGTTATACCATAGTTAAGGGGGAAAAAATCGATCCGACCAGAAAATAGAATAGATCACAAACTAGCTATGAAATTACCTCTCTCTTGGTGACATCTATGTCTGTCACAGGATTGGTTGATGTCGTTTTAAGATGTTCGTAGGGGTGCAAGGTGAGCCCTTCCTCGTCCTCAGCTTCACCCTCTTTGACATCCTCCTCAATAGTCAGGGACCCTATACGATTGCTCATGGAATTCTCTTTGGAGTTCGAGTCTGGGGTTGATTTAGGCACCTCTAGACTCTTTGGACTCACTGCACGCATGGATTTTGATTATTGGATGTACgtttatatatgcatatgccagacattctaaaatatttatatatgaaatttataCTTCTCGAATCTCGGATGTGCACCTTTAATAGATGCGTACCTTCAATAGATCGGGGTATGATAATTAAAATGGAATTCCGATGTGTACCTTTAATAGATTTGGGTATGATAACTTCTCGTACTGGGGGAGATTTCTCAAAAGTGGCACTGAGAGCAGAAATAGACGAAGATttggaagccgattttgctgaGTCAGGGGTCACAGATTTTGGGTAGGGCTTCCTCACAACTGGGGGCGGAGTGGAGAGGTTTCTCGCATTTGGGTTCTCAAAAGTGGCAGCAAGTGCGTTGAAAGCTGGAGATCTCCCCCTCACGCGAACTCGGTCAGGGCTAAAAGACATGCTTCTTGATCGCTGAGAAGATTTGTCAGGCATGCTCGATCTTCCTCCATATGAAACAGACGTTCTTCGTTTAGGTTTCTGATCATCAGAAACACATAAGAAATTTGAcatttaattaagaaaacatATAGAGATCATCAAAGAAATTATCCCTTTATCACAATtctaacaaaaataaaaacataatgACCTACAATATAAACGAAACAGAAGACTTACATCTACAGATGGAGTACCACCGTGCTTCACTATGGTAAGTTTCCTCTGGAATGAGTTACCATGCATCtgtggaaaaaaatatatcaattagAAACCATGTTTCTCTAGTTCTCCAGTTTTCGTTCTCATTTACACAAAATATAGAGTTGAGACTCTACGGAACccaaaaaacagagagagagagagagagagagagattagaTTATACTTTATAGGACATTCCATGATTAATATGTCCGTAAAATATGATCTGGTATTATGATTTCATCATTTCCATCATCGttttaaaggaaaaatcaaCAGAAAACTGGGACTTCCAGTTTCACAGTtcccattttcatttttcagtcCGACAACTTTAAAGCTACTTACTGCAGATTTTGCGGAGTCCCATGTAAAGAAGCGTGTGAAAAATGGGGGCTCGCTTCCTTCAGATACCACATATATTGGAGCTTCCCTGGACAGATTCTCCAAGAGAAAGTCACGCTCAAGAAATTTCTGAAGAAATCAATGAGAAATAGTTACTGATTGTGCAAATCCCAAGTCTTCATAAGGTCATTCAAGAGTGATAAGCAAAAGCTTATATGATttaaaaagagaaggaaaaaaaaaatggaagctCTACCTCCCCGATAGTCAAAGCATGGGCTCTCAACTTGGAGTCAACTTGTTGACCAACCCATACGAATATCTCGGTGTGGCAATCGAGGATAAATATGTCTTCAGTCATCAAATCATCCTGTGTGAAGTTGTATATTTCCGTCACCTGCAATAAGATTTTCAGTTTGGTGAAAGCCCAaagaagttaaaaaaaaaaatgctcaaATGCACTTCCAAGGAAAAGTAAACATTGCCCATACCTTTAAAATTCCTgacaaaacatgggaagagaaAAAGGACCAGTGAGTACACGGATTACTCTTCGAAAGATCGAAATGTGAGAAACAGGAGAGAATTTACcaggaagaaggaagagataCCTTTtgagaaagtgcaagaaaacAGGTGAGGATCACTTTCAGCATCTCGTGCAATCTTTTGAGATGGGTATTCGGATTTTCCTCCTAACAACTCCCAAAAATGTTCCGACTCGGCACCTTCCTTTTGTGTTTTACATTGGACATTTGGCTGCACAGAGTGGAGACCAGGTCAGGGAAAGGGACTTGCACAAGAGTGCTCCTGGCATATTAATTTAACCACCAACTTTCCCAgtatgtatataaaatgaaagaatatCTCCTTTCTAAATATTCATTGGACCTTTATGACATCGAGCTGCCTCTCAAGGAGTTCCTGATCCTCGGAAGTTGTCAGGTTCCCAGACCATGTGAATACGGTGGCCCCAGCATGTAGTATGTAACAGTACGAGGAATTCAAAGATGATGCAACCTACAAATTAGAGCATGCAGACACAAATCGACCATGTCaataacaaaaatttaaaattgactgctgtcccaaaaataaaaggggGAGAAAGTAAAACGTACTGCTTCAACTTGAATTGCTTGCATATTGTCAGGACCAGTTCCCTGGATTCTAAATAAGGCATTGCCGTCCTCCTTATAAGTCTCATCAGGAATTTCCTTCTCAGCAACATAACTCTTATATCCATCACTAAGTCCTCCCTGAAATATTATGGAAATATCACATTTCCGTGTCCCAAGAAACTTACATAACTGACACAGAGAGTGATTAAATAAGAATTCATCAGCTTAGCTAACCTTGAAAGTGATGAAGCTTTGGAAGATGGCAAAGAACTGTATGGGTTCCTTCCCTTCGTATATTCGAGCCTATGAATGAACAACAGTTTGATTTTTGTTAAAATTAGTGACTCACTGAAGGTAAATAAAGGCTCCATGTGGATAAAGAAAGCAGTGAAAAGGGAATCTACCTGAGCAGGAAGGTATTTCAAAGCCTCGATCATCTTATTAGCTTGTGAAACAGCAGAAGTTCTATCTTCCTGTATTATAACAACAGAGTAAGATATGAAAAGGTGGGAGAAAAAGATTCAAAAGTATTCACGCTGTTATAGAAATTTTTAACCTCAACACTTTTCTTCCCGAACCATGTGCCTATGAGGTATTCCTCTTTATCTTCTCCTGGGTAAGAATACTGAAAGATGTAGCAGTCTCCACTATAGAACTTTGACTGATCAGAGGATGGAAGTAGAATCTTCTCCTGCCCATTTACTCGCCAAACCTGTGGCAATGATCGTATCCTTCTTAGCAAAATTAGCTCAGAGCTGAATTATGCGTAGTTTTATGTAAGATTCCCTCCATCTGCTAACTTGTAACTTTTAAAATAGGTAGCTAATATGAAATTTTCACATATTGGGCTTATCATTCAGTTATTCATGCTTGCGAAGAAATGCAGATAAATTTATGCATAATATCTGAACAAGAATAAATCAATATGAAGCACCTGAAGATTTCCAGTGCAGTCAATGTACGGTTGAGGTTCTTCTTTAACAGGAGCAGCCTTCATCAGACCTTTAACATTG from Punica granatum isolate Tunisia-2019 chromosome 2, ASM765513v2, whole genome shotgun sequence includes the following:
- the LOC116195927 gene encoding villin-4-like, whose translation is MAVSMRDLDPAFQGAGQKAGIEIWRIENFHPVPVPKSSHGKFFTGDSYVILVTAALKNGALRHDIHYWLGKDTSQDEAGTAAIKTVELDAALGGRAVQYREVQGHETEKFLSYFKPCIIPQEGGIASGFKHAEAEEHKIRLFVCRGKHVVHVKEVPFARSSLNHDDIFILDTKLKIFQFNGSNSSIQERAKALEVVQYIKDTYHDGKCDVAAIEDGKLMADAETGEFWAFFGGFAPLPRKAVGEDDKTIDSYATKLLCVEKGKAEPVEAEALTRELLNTNKCYLLDCGLEVFVWMGRTTSLEDRKCASAAAEELLRTPDHPQSHIIRVIEGFETVVFRSKFASWPQTADVAVSEDGRGKVAALLKRQGVNVKGLMKAAPVKEEPQPYIDCTGNLQVWRVNGQEKILLPSSDQSKFYSGDCYIFQYSYPGEDKEEYLIGTWFGKKSVEEDRTSAVSQANKMIEALKYLPAQARIYEGKEPIQFFAIFQSFITFKGGLSDGYKSYVAEKEIPDETYKEDGNALFRIQGTGPDNMQAIQVEAVASSLNSSYCYILHAGATVFTWSGNLTTSEDQELLERQLDVIKPNVQCKTQKEGAESEHFWELLGGKSEYPSQKIARDAESDPHLFSCTFSKGILKVTEIYNFTQDDLMTEDIFILDCHTEIFVWVGQQVDSKLRAHALTIGEKFLERDFLLENLSREAPIYVVSEGSEPPFFTRFFTWDSAKSAMHGNSFQRKLTIVKHGGTPSVDKPKRRTSVSYGGRSSMPDKSSQRSRSMSFSPDRVRVRGRSPAFNALAATFENPNARNLSTPPPVVRKPYPKSVTPDSAKSASKSSSISALSATFEKSPPVREVIIPKSIKVSPKSLEVPKSTPDSNSKENSMSNRIGSLTIEEDVKEGEAEDEEGLTLHPYEHLKTTSTNPVTDIDVTKRETYLSSAEFREKFGMTKEAFYKLPKWRQNKLKMALLLF
- the LOC116195928 gene encoding uncharacterized protein LOC116195928 isoform X2, whose product is MFSNNSKRESLQVISVRELHRLYNVQKMLMDEVKKQFEQSRIWAPLPTTTSSVTNMNSISWPNQAFPSPRNDPPSPRNFDLGGPIKGDISTDTSRGTNNEVGCSMEEHEVELTLSLGGKTSKRKPKAEAEKKFVPLLSIESDRGGPAPDNSGSTETSDRERKRPQWLFQV
- the LOC116195928 gene encoding uncharacterized protein LOC116195928 isoform X1; translated protein: MGTRFEYAINLLASSPISSSSSSKTNTTSFRIVNDTEKLRSSNLRAERRTEKRGLCGFWEQEREDGMMDRNEEIRNIEYIKKTMQMQEDVFKQQVRELHRLYNVQKMLMDEVKKQFEQSRIWAPLPTTTSSVTNMNSISWPNQAFPSPRNDPPSPRNFDLGGPIKGDISTDTSRGTNNEVGCSMEEHEVELTLSLGGKTSKRKPKAEAEKKFVPLLSIESDRGGPAPDNSGSTETSDRERKRPQWLFQV